A part of Phoenix dactylifera cultivar Barhee BC4 unplaced genomic scaffold, palm_55x_up_171113_PBpolish2nd_filt_p 000113F, whole genome shotgun sequence genomic DNA contains:
- the LOC120104803 gene encoding uncharacterized protein LOC120104803 — protein sequence MEHSGPIHLDDPLQTGGGPITRSKAKRMKEALNGLIEEAWNQQEAIGVDLDVKIALYGFNPLTPMDLSPLPIDERASLDGKRKAETMKQLHEKVRQNIEKRTEQYATQANKGRKKVIFEPGDWVWVHMRKERFPAKRRSKLHPRGDGPFQVIARINDNAYKLDLPGDEDSRTNPFQERGNDGNQDAATKQPKEGLSKAVGSKEKCMEHSGPIHLDDPLQTGGGPITRSKAKRMKEALNGLIEEAWNQQEAIGVDLDVKIACGLVNMIHEIIRPN from the exons ATGGAGCATTCTGGTCCGATACATCTTGATGATCCATTACAAACTGGTGGAGGACCAATCACTCGGTCCAAAGCTAAAAGAATGAAGGAAGCACTTAATGGGCTGATTGAGGAAGCTTGGAACCAGCAAGAGGCTATTGGAGTGGATTTGGACGTGAAGATAGCTT TGTATGGGTTTAATCCTTTAACTCCAATGGATTTGTCACCTTTACCTATTGATGAGCGTGCTAGTTTAGATGGCAAAAGGAAAGCTGAAACGATGAAGCAATTGCATGAGAAAGTTAGGCAAAACATTGAGAAAAGAACTGAACAATATGCTACTCAAGCCAACAAAGGGCGGAAGAAAGTGATCTTTGAACCAGGAGATTGGGTTTGGGTGCATATGAGAAAGGAAAGATTTCCAGCAAAACGGCGTTCTAAGTTGCACCCTAGAGGAGATGGGCCATTTCAAGTCATTGCTCGCATTAATGATAATGCATATAAGCTTGACTTACCAG GTGATGaagattcgaggacgaatccttttcAGGAGAGGGGGAATGATGGAAACCAGGATGCAGCCACCAAGCAACCTAAGGAGGGACTATCCAAGGCCGTGGGAAGCAAGGAGAAATGTATGGAGCATTCTGGTCCGATACATCTTGATGATCCATTACAAACTGGTGGAGGACCAATCACTCGGTCCAAAGCTAAAAGAATGAAGGAAGCACTTAATGGGCTGATTGAGGAAGCTTGGAACCAGCAAGAGGCTATTGGAGTGGATTTGGACGTGAAGATAGCTTGTGGACTAGTCAACATGATCCATGAAATTATTAGGCCAAATTAG
- the LOC120104801 gene encoding uncharacterized protein LOC120104801: protein MTIPAFQGKNDPELYLEWERKVEHVFECHNYSEEKRVKLAIVEFHDYASIWWDQMVTSRHRNGERPIGTLDEMKAVMRKRFVPSHYYRDLHRKLQSLTQGSMSVEDYYKEMEIAMIRANVEEDREATMARFIGGLKKEIADVVELQHYIEMEDLLHKAILVERQLKAKSTSKFTTSSSWKSNWQNNKSVSKPKEDAKAKNSIAAPKGKMETNSSSRSRDMKCFRCQGVGHIASQCPNKRAMILLDNGDIESVSSSDDDMPPLEDCSDVEVAEPVVGDVLVTRRALNMQPKAGGNEEQREHIFHTRCHINDKEFGDIFSEEIPHGLPPTRGIEHQIDLIPGSSIPNRPAYRTSPEEAKEIQSSKGISVDEEKVRPIREWPTPKNANEWNDVHEGAFNSLKEKLTNAPLLCLPNFDKAFEIECDASSVGIGAVLMQDSKPIAYFSEKLNGASLNYSMYDKELYALVRALQTWQHYLWSREFIIHFDHQSLKFLRSQDKLQKRHAKWLEFIEMFPYVIKYKNGKENKVADALSRRYALLTSLQTKLLGFEFIKDLYADDSDFGQLEKVMVVD from the exons ATGACAATCCCTGCATTCCAAGGTAAAAATGATCCTGAATTATATTTAGAGTGGGAGAGAAAGGTTGAACATGTGTTTGAATGTCATAATTATTCCGAGGAGAAGAGGGTTAAACTAGCCATTGTTGAGTTCCATGATTATGCTAGTATTTGGTGGGATCAAATGGTGACTAGTAGACATAGAAATGGAGAGAGGCCTATTGGTACATTGGATGAGATGAAGGCTGTCATGAGAAAAAGGTTTGTACCCAGCCACTACTATAGAGATTTGCACAGAAAATTGCAAAGTCTAACTCAAGGCTCCATGAGTGTGGAAGATTACTATAAGGAGATGGAAATAGCCATGATTAGAGCCAATGTTGAAGAAGACCGAGAGGCAACTATGGCTAGATTCATTGGAGGTTTAAAGAAGGAGATAGCTGATGTGGTAGAATTGCAACATTATatagagatggaggatttgCTGCACAAAGCTATTCTAGTGGAAaggcaattgaaagctaagagtACTTCCAAATTTACTACTAGTTCCTCATGGAAATCGAATTGGCAAAACAACAAATCTGTGTCAAAgccaaaagaagatgcaaaggcCAAAAATTCGATTGCTGCACCTAAAGGTAAAATGGAAACTAATTCATCCTCTAGATCTCGTGATATGAAATGTTTCAGGTGTCAAGGAGTTGGACATATTGCTTCTCAATGTCCAAATAAAAGAGCCATGATACTGCTAGATAATGGAGACATAGAGAGTGTGAGCTCAAGTGATGATGACATGCCACCATTGGAGGATTGTAGTGATGTTGAAGTTGCTGAACCTGTTGTTGGAGATGTGCTTGTCACTAGGCGTGCTCTCAACATGCAACCTAAGGCGGGTGGTAATGAGGAGCAACGTGAGCATATATTTCATACAAGATGCCATATAAACGACAAG GAATTTGGTGATATTTTTTCAGAAGAAATTCCCCATGGATTACCTCCTACAAGAGGTATTGAGCATCAGATTGACTTAATTCCAGGTTCTTCAATCCCAAATAGACCAGCCTACAGAACAAGTCCAGAGGaagcaaaagaaattcaaag CTCGAAAGGAATAAGTGTGGATGAGGAGAAGGTAAGGCCAATTAGAGAATGGCCTACACCTAAGAATGCAAATgag TGGAATGATGTGCATGAGGGAGCTTTTAATTCATTAAAGGAAAAATTGACCAATGCACCTTTGCTTTGTTTGCCTAATTTTGATAAAGCTTTTGAAATTGAATGTGATGCATCTAGTGTTGGTATAGGGGCCGTACTAATGCAGGACTCTAAACCAATTGCTTACTTTAGTGAAAAGCTTAATGGGGCATCATTGAATTATTCCATGTATGACAAAGAATTGTACGCTCTGGTGAGAGCTTTGCAAACTTGGCAACACTACTTGTGGTCAAGGGAATTCATAATTCATTTTGACCATCAAAGCTTGAAGTTTCTAAGATCTCAAGATAAGCTTCAAAAAAGACATGCCAAGTGGTTGGAATTCATTGAGATGTTTCCTTATGTAATCAAGTACAAGAATGGTAAGGAAAACAAAGTGGCTGATGCATTGTCCAGAAGGTATGCATTGCTTACTTCTTTGCAAACTAAATTACTTGGTTTTGAGTTTATAAAGGACTTATATGCTGATGATTCTGACTTTGGCCAA TTAGAGAAAGTCATGGTGGTGGATTGA